A single genomic interval of Macadamia integrifolia cultivar HAES 741 chromosome 6, SCU_Mint_v3, whole genome shotgun sequence harbors:
- the LOC122081351 gene encoding pentatricopeptide repeat-containing protein At2g34400-like codes for MTVVKSKLPSHLFSRSLTFEAAHPFSDHSKEPLTRKLLYLLKKCKSPKSLKQIHSHMIINSIEEHNFLLTKLVELKDISYALLLFSQIPEPNNFAYNVMIRGLANKWHSLTLQFYYQMKFSGQKPNKFTYPFLLISCANLQSLDQGRMAHSLIFKTGLDADSHVRHSLITMYSRCGELGNARRVFDEIAERDLVSWNSMISGYSKMGFAGEAVRLFRRMRLAGFEPNEITLVSVLGACGDLGDLSLGKWVEVFMEESTVGLTSFLGNSLIDMYGKCGDLNSARRVFNKMHKKDVVTWNSMITGYAQNGASDQAILLFRDMKAAAVDPTKITLIGVLSACASIGALDIGKWVDAYASEKGLKHDIYIGTGLIDMYAKCGSLDHALRIFADMPNKNVVTWNAMISALALHGQAWEAISLFKCMVEVVEVYPDEITFVGVLSACVHAGLVDEGHWWFDLMEPAFAVAPAIEHYSCMVDLLARAGRLHESWEFIERMPEKPDAVTLGALLSACRNLGNAEVGERAMQLLLEIEPSNSGNYIISSKIYSNSKKWDDSARMRGLMRERGVNKTPGCSWVEIEDQVHQFHAGEDLHLQSEAFYQVVSLLNKELKMEGYIPKVDLS; via the exons ATGACAGTGGTTAAATCAAAACTGCCTTCACATCTCTTTTCCCGCTCTCTTACTTTTGAAGCAGCTCATCCATTTTCTGATCATTCAAAAGAGCCACTCACACGCAAACTCCTTTATCTCTTGAAGAAATGCAAATCTCCCAAATCCTTGAAACAAATCCATTCTCACATGATCATCAACTCCATAGAAGAACATAATTTCCTTTTGACGAAACTGGTTGAGCTCAAAGATATTTCTTATGCTTTGCTCCTCTTTTCTCAAATCCCTGAGCCTAACAACTTCGCATACAATGTCATGATTCGAGGTCTGGCTAACAAATGGCACTCCCTTACACTTCAATTCTATTACCAAATGAAGTTCTCTGGTCAGAAACCGAATAAGTTCACCTACCCTTTTCTACTAATCTCGTGTGCAAATCTCCAGTCATTAGATCAAGGGAGGATGGCTCACTCATTGATTTTCAAAACTGGGTTGGATGCTGATAGTCATGTCCGCCATTCTTTGATCACAATGTATTCTAGGTGTGGTGAATTGGGTAATGCACGGAGGGTTTTTGATGAAATTGCTGAAAGGGACTTGGTCTCCTGGAATTCAATGATATCAGGGTACTCAAAGATGGGTTTTGCTGGGGAGGCTGTGAGGTTATTTAGGAGGATGAGGTTGGCAGGTTTTGAGCCTAATGAAATTACTTTAGTTAGTGTTCTTGGAGCATGTGGGGACTTGGGTGATTTGAGTTTGGGGAAGTGGGTTGAGGTGTTTATGGAGGAAAGTACAGTTGGGTTGACTTCATTCCTAGGGAATTCACTAATTGATATGTATGGGAAGTGTGGGGACTTAAATTCAGCACgaagagtttttaataaaatgcACAAGAAAGATGTAGTCACATGGAATTCCATGATAACAGG ATATGCACAAAATGGGGCTTCAGATCAAGCAATCTTGCTATTCCGTGACATGAAAGCAGCAGCTGTGGACCCAACTAAGATCACATTGATAGGTGTTCTATCAGCATGTGCCTCCATAGGGGCCCTTGACATAGGAAAATGGGTAGATGCATATGCTTCTGAAAAGGGCTTAAAACATGATATATACATTGGCACAGGTTTAATTGATATGTATGCCAAGTGTGGGAGCTTAGACCATGCACTAAGAATCTTTGCAGACATGCCTAATAAAAATGTGGTCACTTGGAATGCCATGATCTCTGCCCTTGCTCTTCATGGGCAGGCCTGGGAAGCCATATCACTATTTAAGTGCATGGTGGAGGTTGTGGAGGTCTATCCAGATGAGATAACATTTGTTGGTGTGCTTTCTGCATGTGTGCATGCTGGTTTGGTTGATGAGGGTCATTGGTGGTTTGATTTGATGGAGCCAGCTTTTGCAGTGGCCCCAGCAATTGAGCACTACTCTTGCATGGTTGATCTTTTGGCACGTGCTGGACGTTTGCATGAATCATGGGAGTTCATAGAGAGGATGCCTGAAAAGCCTGATGCAGTCACCTTAGGGGCACTTCTTAGTGCCTGTAGGAATCTTGGCAATGCAGAGGTTGGTGAACGGGCGATGCAACTACTTCTAGAAATTGAGCCGTCAAACTCAGGAAACTATATTATCTCATCAAAGATATattcaaattcaaagaagtgGGATGATTCTGCAAGGATGAGAGGATTGATGAGGGAGAGGGGTGTCAATAAGACTCCTGGTTGTAGCTGGGTAGAGATTGAGGATCAAGTTCATCAATTTCATGCTGGTGAGGATTTGCACCTTCAATCAGAAGCCTTTTACCAAGTTGTTAGCTTGTTAAATAAGGAGCTGAAGATGGAGGGATATATTCCAAAGGTTGATCTTTCATAG